In Lycium ferocissimum isolate CSIRO_LF1 unplaced genomic scaffold, AGI_CSIRO_Lferr_CH_V1 ctg14356, whole genome shotgun sequence, the genomic window CTTCAGACTTCAATTTTTATTCTACGCGTTTAATTAGTTCACAAGGATGATTTAATTTTCTCTTTTGAAGGAGAATAAGTCCTAGATTTAACAAATCTTGAAAAGAAAAGTTTACTATTTTACGAATTATGTACGTATTTAGTTGGACacgtaatttaaaaataaaaagaagacttttgaaacttgtgatataaaacaagtcatagattaTAAAACTTGAAACTGCGTAAACTTCATATTCAAGATTCATAATTATTCTAACTGATGCATGTATATGTTACACTTTTAAGGAATCTCGGTGGGTCACTTATCTGAGTAGACTTAGTTGACCAATTTTTAAAACCTCAAATTCCCTTGAAGTCCACTGATGTGGGACTTCTTGTCTCCCACTATATACAACTATTCAATAGTAGcatatatactatacatattCACGCATGAACTTTAGCTAGGTCTATGAATGCCTGTTCTGCACCCCAAATCCCTCCATATACCATTTGAATTCCTATATGACGACGTTGTTTAATTTATCTGGATATTTTTTAGCTGTTATAGATCACataaaacataacatgaaaatcAATTCCAATGAAAAATTAGATATTATAATAAAATGTTATTATAAAGAATGACTGCGATAGAGAGCTATGAACTATAGATCCGCATCTGGACTGACTTATAAAATATAGGAGTACTGGTTTTCACAACTTCATACTCCTCAAATCCTCGTtgttaaagaataaattattTGCTATGCATTTCAGTTAGTACTATTACATGATGAAGAAAACTTAATCATATATGAAAGATTCAGAATTATCAGTATAATTCAATCCAAACAAGAGCACGCACTAAAAACACTACATGAACATTATATTATACGAAGCGAAAGTACAAATTCATCATCACTTTGGTTGAGTTTTGAATAGTTCAACACCGCAGGCTAAAACGCATTAAAATGCATAGTAATTAAATACAAGAGTTGAATCCCCTTGACCTGAAAGAAAAGCTTGATCTAGCCTACTTTTATGAAAATTCAATCCCCTTAAATGAAAATTCTAGCTCCGTCACTGACTCCTGAAAATCTCGttgttgaagaaattatttGCTATTCATTTCAGTTAGTACTATCACATgatgaacaacaacaatatactcggtgtaatttcacaagtgggtTTGCGAAGAGTAGGATGTaccagaccttactcctacatTTGGGGGTAAAGAAGTTGTTGCCAGTAGAGTGGAGCTCACATTGTCAAAAACATTTGTCAAATGGCTGAAAAACGCGTGAAGTAAAGAAACTGGGCCGAAAGGAAAAATACCTTGCGTAGTCGACAATCCTGATAGAATCCATGCTTCTATACTCTATATATAGAAATGGCCTCACAACGAGAAGCTCCTCTCTACTCAAGATCAAAAGGAAAACACAAAAAGGTAAACGTCTACTCTCCTTTCAGTTTTTTGTTCGTTGCCTTTCTTCATTCTTTATATGGTTTATAgtactcttttttctttccagaccaaaatatttacaatatttatctTTTCGTGTTCTGCAGGGACTATACAGCTTGAAAGCTAAATCATCAATGAAGGATACTGCGATCATGCTTCTGGCGACCTTCTCCGGCTGGATCGTTGGGTGGATACAGCTACGGCAGCAGAACTTGGAGGCAACTCTGTTTCAGACTCATCCCAAAACTATGAGTGTTGCGGTGTACTCTTTGGTAGTTACATGGTTTCTTTATGGTTTTAAGCTAAGATTTCCAACACTCTATGAAGCTTATCTGGTTACTGTTCCTGTTGGGGTGGATTTCTTTGGATCACTATCCATGGTGAGTGCCCTCTCGTTTCTACTTTCCGACACTGTTCGACCACTCCTGTATTTCTTGGACCTTCTTATGCCTGCGGCCAATATAATCTCTTTGATTTTCCAAAAACTTGAGGCAAGGTTTGGTGAAACAGAGTTTTGGATTAGAAATGTTCATCCTGTTCTATTGAAGCTGAAAAGGATGGTGAACAGGGCACGGCGAATGCGGCCCATCCTTCCTCTGTGATTCTTCTACCAAATTGAAACCCATTGCTAGTCGTCAGTTAAAAGCTTAGCCATCCGAGGTGGTCTCTCTGAACATATTTCTATGCATTTTTAATATTCTAGTTTCCACCAGCTATCAGTGGTGGTCTGTGAACACCCGAAGCCGATAGATATTTACCTCTGTCAGTTGCTGCACTTCTGTTACGGGGTTGAGtttggatttttatttttttaattttgagaattttatgTATTGGTGATTTTATTTTGGGGAATAAAAATAACCCCTTTTCAGTACCATTGAATTGAATGGCCTTGTGAATTATTTTGTCGCTGGTGTGTTATCATAGTTCTTAGACTATTTATAATACATTCAACGTAAACAATCTACATACCGATGGAAAAATTCCCATGGACAACGTGTGAAAACCGTGTAAAAACATCACTCACTGTGAAACAATGATTATCGCTCATCATGTtgttcctatttatctttttttccccccctttttttttttttttttttttttttgcattttatcccttttattttaatttataaccATGAATACGATAGTTGGATCATGGTATGTGGTATTCTATGAGAAAATTTACACACTTCTTATTCCCTTTCACATTTTTTAAGTCTATTCAACACAACATCCAACTAATGCTAACACAATTAGTTTCTTATAGATGGGAAATTCATTCTAAAAATTTCGATATTGGATTGCAGGATTAGGGAACATCATACAAAGAGATGTTCAATGTAATAAGAAGAGAATTAAAAAAAGTAGCACTAATATGCTCCATCAGCCAAAATCTGGGCTAAATTAGAAATGCTCACCCATCACTCTCTTTTTCAATATGTGGTGGTGAAATTATAgataaggaagaagaatattAGTGATTCCTCTATTGAACAAGAagatataataaagaaaaagtgAACAGGTTTAAGATAAATCAGAGTATTCGATTCTTTTCTAAACAAAAGAGTTTTTATTTGACAAAAATAATTGTTC contains:
- the LOC132042261 gene encoding uncharacterized protein LOC132042261 is translated as MASQREAPLYSRSKGKHKKGLYSLKAKSSMKDTAIMLLATFSGWIVGWIQLRQQNLEATLFQTHPKTMSVAVYSLVVTWFLYGFKLRFPTLYEAYLVTVPVGVDFFGSLSMVSALSFLLSDTVRPLLYFLDLLMPAANIISLIFQKLEARFGETEFWIRNVHPVLLKLKRMVNRARRMRPILPL